CATTAtacatatttctcacatacttaatacattccatgtactaatgcatacttgtgcctacattatcttataatgtagggtctAACGCTTCTCATCACTCTCGTGGCTAGTACAGGTTACCATTGACACTATATTGCTTgagagtcctcatgcttcgagggcgCAACCATAATGATTTCCTATGTCCTCCTTTTAATGGCTTTTAGAATTTCACATGTTTTGGATGAGTTAGGTCTTGTCATATGCCCCCGTCTATGATTGGTATAGGCTTGTCAGACTAGACTAGTataatttttgttcatttcatatGTTGTGtttggattcttctttattgagatttctacttttgagacttatcttttGCATTTAAGTTTactcttgatttcatgttaGCTTAGGCCATGCTATGTATACTAAGAGGCTTTTTTAGAGTCTCTCGAGACCCTAAGCGTCGTGTCACATCTCGGATatagcttggatcgtgacactgaCACATCGCATCATCCTCATTTATTCAACTTTTAACTTCTGAACGTGAAAGTTCTTGACTAGCCAACACTTCGCCCTATACAACATAGTTGATCTAACTCATGCTACAGAACTTGCCTCTAAATTTTGGTAGCACTTTCTTATCATACAAGACACTAGAAGCGGGCCTTCATTTCATTCACCTTACACCAATACGGTGAGTGACATTCTCGTCAATCTGCCCATTTTTTTGGATAAtagatccaagatatttaaaatcTCATCTCTTCTAGATAATTTGTGTATCAAGCCTCACTTTCATATCTGTCTCATACGCCACGttactgaacttgcactcttaAGTATTCTATCTTTGTCCTGCTCAACCTGAACCCTAGATCTATCGCCAAACCTCCAACTTAGCCCAAATTCTGTCgtgagtctcatcaatcaaaactatatCATTTGCAAATAATATACACAATCACACCTCGCCTTGAATTTTTTGCGTCAAcgcatccatcaccaagacaaataaaaatgggcTAAGAATTAATCCCTGGTGCAACCTCAATTACaaagttaaattttattattcatatttaaatttgaattatttaaaatgtATATTTTTTCACTTTACAATGTAACtgagttatattttattttagaattatGCTACCTTTAAATAAGGAGTAAAGTTTAAAATATAGATATAActtaaagtaaataaattatttaatagttaaaaatatactcctttcattttaatttgacacataatttaagaaagtagaattattttaaattacatgAGATGACAAACATTACTAGTTTATTACTCCATATGGGTTTAGTTtcattttattatcatttatggGTATATTTTGCGGAGATTTACTATAAttcatttgtatatttcgctatacaattcatgtactgcgtttgtataatttgctatataatagcgtttgtataattcgttatacaatttgcagtttttgtatagagtttgtataattcgctatacaattcgtagTTTTtatataacgtttgtatatttcgctacaCAATTCGTgtacaatatttgtataattcgttatacaatttgcagtgtttgtatatttcagtATACAAATAATTCATGGGTATATCgcttgtataattcgctacaacgtttgtatatgtttgtcattataagtaattagaAAAACTATATTCATATGGAATTATTATGCGTAAAAGATTTGCCATATataaaaattttcttttatcttatggAATAAACATgtcatataaaaaattaaaaattagaatTGGGAAAGAAATATTCCTTTTAAACGAAATActtaaaaaaagaagtaaaacaaaCAAATTCAACTAGGAATGCTTTGAGTCTTTTATACAATGAAAAAATCGCTAAAAATACCACTGAAATATTGGAAATAGatcaaatttatcatttgttatattttttattcaaacatGCCCCCACCCTTAGATAACTAACcaaattgttttaaaatattcttCTTACTAACGACTGCTCCAAAACGAAGGAAAATGGCCCAactttatgtatatatttgtttttctaataaaataattcaagaaaatggcccaactttatgtatatatttggttttctaataaaataattcaattgTCATAGTCATCAAGATCATATTTATTGCTAAATCACGCAACCACGTGTCAAAAAATCTTTGTTGTCACTATTATATAAAATACTCAAGTTGGATAAAATAATTGTAATAATCTATGGTGGCAGAGAATTGACAATCCCCAAAGTGCAACTATATAAGGACTTCCATTTCTTATTCTTTATCCATCAAAAAAATTCCAACAATACTTCTATTTCTAATAATTgatcagaaaaaaaaatgagtttgaaaggaaagttgatttcaGAAACAGAATTAAAAGGTTGTAAGGATTTGTTTCATGAAATGTTTTGTCACAAACCACACCATCTTCCAAATGTTGCACCACAAACTATTCAAGCTGTCGATTTACATGAAGGAGATTGGGGTACTGTTGGCTCCGTTGTCAACTGGAATTATATTCTAGGTAACGTTTTCTAATCACCTTCTTTTAATTGAACTCTACGTTGAACGACTATTGATGacaatttctctatttataaaTCACTATATTGGACaatttctcttaattttttaCAGAAACTCTTTTTATCATATTTCTCAGTCcaaatttgtaaaaaaaaaaaacttggcTGAAACTCTATGATTTAGgatgaatattttttataaaatttatttagcaaaactttttataaatttggactgaaaaagtaagaaatataaaaaaataatctgtCATTCCATCTAcagataaataaaaagaaataaacaatTAGAACTCGATTATTctcaataaattttttatttggcTAAAACAATAGGCtttagccaaaaaaaaaataaataaagaaagatGCACAGTTACAATGAATAGCCATTGCATctaaacaaaaaacaaaattaaatacacaaattaaattatattattttggattttaaaaattcaaaaataatttaggtATACACTAGATAAATTCGCATAAGGATAAATCGATCATATTATTTGTGTACCAAAAAACAGTTTTACTTAGCctgtaataatatttatttgtattctCGACGATGTTCATTTATAAATGAAAAATCTTCAAAAATATACGGTCCAACATACAATTTTATGTCATGTagtcaaatatataaatatacaacatTATATCTGGAGGAAAATGCTAGACCTAATGTATCAATCTTGTATAAACATGTATAATAATGTATAAAAAGTGTTTATACGTACATTATTATAGACTAAATCGAATAACAAACTCAAAATATGATTATGTGACATAAATATTTTCTCCCATAGACATAAAACGtaatttttcctcttttttttttctcacacaaaaaaaaaaatagaggggCAGGAGAAGGTTGTAAAGGTGGTGGTTGATGAGATAAACAAGGAAAAAAGGTTAGTGACATTCAAGGCATTTGAAGGTCATTTGATAGAAGAATACAAGACCTTCAAAGCAACTGTTCATATTGAAAATGAAGGAGAAAACAGCTTGGTTATATGGACAATAGACTATGAGAAGCAGAATGAAGACGTTCAAGAACCCTTACGTTATTTGCAATTAGCCATTAATCTCACCAAAGATGTCGACGCCCACCATGTCAACAATTAGTGTTGTTCAAGACTCTTCAAATAGTAATAtcagattcttcaatagttgtGTAAGAAATTCAACACGAGTGCATCATGTTTATGAATAATTAGAGTTCGAACAATATAGGTGGTTGagagaaaattaattattttggtgTGAATAAGGGATTTCCATGTGCTCAATGAAAGTGGTGCTTTCTAAGTGGTTGTGCTTGTTGATGTTTGTGTTTCTCATAAAGATGTAATTTGCTTTGTTGTGTTTTCATGAAATAAATTGTACTTTTATTTCTTGAAGAATgaattttatttgtttgatttgACTTTGTGATTTAAGTAAAAGTTAAATCTTACTGTGGTGACTCTCTCTTCATGTGTTTGAGATTTTGCTAATCTTGTTCCCTTTCATGTTTCGTCATCCAAATCCAATATGGTTCTATTTTAACCTTATATAGAATAATAGTCCCATGTTCTCTAGATTACACTTGTAATTTATCTGGTGCATATAATTGTTTTAATTTCCTTTCTAAATGGATCTTTTAATTAACaggttatttatttttattaattctgTTCAGTTTTTAAAGCGTTGCTATGATGATCCAAAATCccaataaaatttatatgtttTCAATCTCTTTTGCATTGTTTTTTGGAATTTGAATCTTCTAAAACTTCAAAGTCTCATTTTGAAGAATCTTCTAAACTTTTCTATAAATGGCTAAATCCTCAGCAATTCTTTGTTTTTCCCGCCGCTCTTGACTCTACATCAATGGTTATTGGTAGTGAATCTTTATCGCCCAACAACCTCACTCAATGGTATAGTTTAGCCAACTGATAATGACATGGATGAACCAGATTAAAATTATCATTTCACTCTATGAAAGTGGTGCTTTCATgaaatattgtataatttgttttttctttaagaAGGAATTTAtttgtttggtttgattttgtgaATTAAGTCTTCAGTCCTCTTTCCTCCTCCATTTTGGTTACATTTTACGTCATTATTTTAACTACAATCAATCGGAAATTCCTGTGAAACATTGCCAGTAACAATAAATTACTGGCCATAGCTATTATCACATTTTTCGATAGTAAATTTTTTGTCAAATGATATCACATTTTTTGACAAAGGAAATACGAGAGAAAGCCCAAAAATCAAAATGCACTTGAATAGTAGCAAGACAGGACACATCTTGTTAAGGCAATTGTCCATATTCAAGTTCCAATTCATCAAAGATCTTAGACAAATTCAGACAAGCAGAAAAACAGGCCCCAATTTTCGGCAAGAAATATCAAAAGACATAACCCCTCTTTTTACATAAACGATTGCTAAGAAGAATGCAGGTTTAGAGCCAATAGAATTAGTGTTCCTTTTCCCCAGCCTTAAACGGCTATAGTACGTACTAATCACCTAGGAAAATGAGGATTGGAGAAAAAgggataaaagaaagtcatttgAACTAGCATACTTCCATGTATGTTAGCTCCATGTCAATCCTACTAATAGACACAGACAACAATGacacaagaaaatattttttgtacaaAAATTTGGAACAAGGAAAAACTCTCAACAAGAAGAGGATAGGGGATACACTCTTGTGTTTCAAATGGTTATAAAGGTTACCCAGATGAAGTCGCCACTTCGGAATACTGACAAGCCAACTAAATCATGGGAACCCCATAAAACAATGGGATGAGATCAAGATACACTGATACAAAACTTGATTTTTGATGAATGAAACAGTAAAGTATGTAAACCTTACTCATTTCCCAAGTTaagtgaaccatccttcatTAGCTTCACACTTAGACTATTGAATCTCCCTCTTGAATAATGTCGAGATGCCTTTCTCCAATCTGTCCCAGTTTTCATCATTGCTGCAAATTCTTCAAAGCTGATGCGCCCATCCTGCATTCATAGAAAGAGAAGATGAGGAAAATACCATCCCAAGCTAAATATATGTTAGTAGCAGAGGCTTTTCTCGTCTGCCGCATGTTCACCTTGTCCGTATCAACCTCCTGGAAAATGTCATTCGCCACATTGATGCAGTCATCTACTCCATCCTCCATCAAGGCATCGCGAAGCTCATCCGGCTCAATGTAACCATTTCCATCcttgtcaaaataggagaaagCTTTGTGCAAATGTTCATCATTAGCCATCCTTTGAAGATGGAGTGAAACGGCTATAAATTCCCCATAATCCAGGGTCCCTTTGCCATTAGTATCAATCTGTAGGAAACAAAGTAATCCCATGTTCACGGCTTCCTAACTTTgacttttcccctttcttttttgGGGTTGGGGGATGGGGGTGGAGAATGTAATAGAAGGCATTCAGTGGAATATATTTAACTAACTTGACCATTGATAATGCTTCGATGATATAATGAGCAATGAACTACATAAgagaacaaaaataaaaacaagactACACGCTTATCCTAACCAGAGAGATCAACTAACTTGCAGATATTAAAGAGAGCCAAAGACAGTGACTGCAAGAGAGTTAtttgcatttattttttataatttgccacctaATCTATTTATCTTTTTGCAAAATCATAAAAGTGTTCATTTTTTAAAAGGTAAATTAGGCTATAGGCTTAGCAAGATGTGCTttgtttttaaattaattagtgaTAATTCACGTCCTGTTCATCTCTAAACAGTTCCAATCACTGAGggtttccctttttatttttcctttttactcTTTAACTTGCAAAGGGGAATGTATCAATTCATCATTGACTAGAATAAAAATCTATAACTTCAATACAAGCGCATCCATGTTCCTACAGTGATGTGCTCCCATAGTGCAGAAGCATGACTTCATGTGATGGGGTTGGTTTCAACTAGACAAATCTCTGTTTTCCTAGCTTTAACAAAAAAACAGGGCAAAGCTTAGTAGGATGAGGCAAAATTGAGGTATGTTCAGACCTTTGcatttaaaactcaaatttattatattctttCGAATTTGGTGAAGAGAACTTGATGAAAACTAGCATGGAAAACGGAGAGAGACTTGTATTATTAGTGGAGTACAAGGAACACTTTTGGGAGGCTAGACCACTGGTAGTTTCCCCTATAAAGATTAAGACTGTAATTCCTTCATCCTTAACAAAATCAACTCTTATATGGTTTTGTAAAGAAACTAATAGATTAGAGGGTAAAATGTAAGAAATAGGAGGATAGGTACAGATAAAAAATGGTGTATGTTAGGAGTGGAAAATGCAAAGAATTCGCTGGAAGAAACAAATTAAACGCAGTAAAAGTATAGAAAAAAGGAGAATTCTTCATTGCCAATCAGATATAAACAGATCGAGGAGAGAAGACAAGAACTCGTAAAGTATGCTAGCAAAGTTGTTATTTTCACAAACATAGAACAGAAAACTAGTTAATGTTGACATGATGCATGAATAAAGAATTTAAAGCATAATCTCTCAGAACGTACTTTTCCCCTAGTCCCTACCCTCCCTAGTTCCAACTTGATACTTTACTTCAGTTGATTCCCAAGTCACTAGAAAATATCCTAGAGGGAAATGGAAACTTCActtatttatgaattttaaacaTTTCATGTGAGATGACAACCAATGCAGATGTTATCACCGTCAATACCAGAAAGCACGTTCTCCTATGATATTAACAGATACTTAGCAACATCTATATGTCAACCTCAGGAAGAAGTGGGAAATTCAGGACAAATTTTTCATCAAGAAATAAGCAGGTGGACTCACGGCTTCAATAAGCATCTGTACTTCAGATTCTGCCAGCTGGGAGTTGAGCTTTAGTCCTGCTTTAAGTTCTTCGACTGAAACAATGCCATCATCATTAGTGTCTATCTTGTTAAACATTTCTTTGAGGTCTTCAACTTCTTCATTAGACAAGAAATCAGCAATCACCTGCATTTGGACATGCACGTTTTAATGGTCCAAGAAGTGCAAAGCTACATGAAGATAAAAAGAGCATCAGATAAATTAACACACCCTCAGAGCTTTCCTCTTAAACCTATTCATCAACGAAAACTGCTTAAGCCTCGACTTTACAACATCTCCAAGGGGGACATTCGGAGCCTTCTTAGCATTTTGAAGCCAAGGGTGCTCTACAAGAAGAGAAAACTTGTTCAATTCATAAAAAACAAGAGGCATAAGATAGGGTTTCTGTTGTAATAGCAGGTGATTGATATAAACCTAACAAATCGCCAAGcatccaaaataaaatttaatacaACAAAGACCTTAGTAGGTCTTGCTAAGGAAATATGAATTGCCACcgtttctctttctttcttttttgtgaTAAGCTGTAAAGTATTATGGAAACAGTAACAAGAAGGTACAGAAGGATAGAAGAATCAAAACAGAACCTGACCAGACAATCTGATACTCTTTTCTAGCTAACTCCAGAAAATCCATGTACTGATCTAGATTAACTGACATATTGCTATTACACCAGAATTACAGATTATGTAGACACTTATTTTTAACTCTAGAAAGGTGATCTCTATACCCTTCAAAACAAGCCCTTGTTCCTTGCCAGTCAGATGGCCCAGAAGATGCAGAGTGGGATAGTCTTCCATATCTGTTTCAGCCTACTAGGAACCCTTTGACCTTGCCAGCTTTCTAACAGACCCCTTACATCTTAAGACATCACTCATGAGATGCCATAAATGTTTAAAAAGTTCCCAACATTAACTAGAGAATCTGCAATACCTAAGTGTTCAACTGTTTCCTGTTCTTCTTCACAAAAATAGCTTCTGTTACACAAAGTAAAGCCTCTTTTATAGATTATTTTGAGTTGCACATGCCCCCAAAGTTTCAATCCATCCCAGACATGCTACCTTAACTGGAGCTTTAGTCTTCCAAATCATCATCCAAGGTCAACATTATCCCAGTCACCCAGTGAACTGTTTCCTTATCAGCATGCTCCAACAACTTTTAACAGAAAACTTCTTATTTTTGCTGGATGTCCAAATCAAACAGTCCACTTTACCTTGAGCAAGCTGAacagaattattttttttgcaactAATCCATCAAAGATCATATTTTTCTCCGTTCTACTGGATCTACATGGCTGTGCCCATGCTTTTTCCTTGTCTTAATCCTTCATCATCCCAAATCTTACA
This DNA window, taken from Solanum dulcamara chromosome 3, daSolDulc1.2, whole genome shotgun sequence, encodes the following:
- the LOC129881536 gene encoding MLP-like protein 28, which encodes MSLKGKLISETELKGCKDLFHEMFCHKPHHLPNVAPQTIQAVDLHEGDWGTVGSVVNWNYILEGQEKVVKVVVDEINKEKRLVTFKAFEGHLIEEYKTFKATVHIENEGENSLVIWTIDYEKQNEDVQEPLRYLQLAINLTKDVDAHHVNN